ACTTTCTGTACCGCAACCGAAAACTGGCGGTCTGGACCTGCCCGACTCTGAAGGAACACTCGGAACTGCATGAATCGGAAGCCGATTTTCGAATCCGCCTGCGACACGCTGCTCGCGAAGAACGTGATCTGCAGGTGGAAAAACTGCGATCCAAATACGCTTCAAAATTCGGGACACTGCAGGATCAGATCCGGCGAGCTCAGCAGAAGATCGAAACCGAAAAGTCCCAGAAGTCTCAGAAAACGATGTCCGCCGGACTGTCGATTTTGACCAGCGTCGCGGGAGCACTCTTCGGCCGCAAACTGAAAAGTGCCGCCACGGTTTCAAGAGCCGGCACGGCCATCCGCTCCGCCGGCCGCATCGCCGCCGAAGCCGAAGACGTCCGCCACGCGGAAGAAGCTCTGGAAGCACTGGAAACGAAGGAAGCCGATCTGAACGCGGAAGTCGAAGCCGAAGTCCGGCAGATTCAGGACTCCTTCGACCCGGACCTGATGGAACTCAGCCAGGAAGAAATCAAGCCCCGCAAATCGGACCTGAACGTCGAACGAGTCGTCCTGGTCTGGCTCCCCTACACCCTCGACCCCACCGGCACCGCCGAACGAGCGTTCTGAGGCGGCGGCACCCGCAACACCCGCCGCCACCGCGCGAATATAGTCGGCTGCGGAGAACGGCACGTCTGTCCTCACAGAACGCCGCGTTTTCGCCGTTCCGTGTCCTCACGAATTCAGTCAGTCCATTTCAGGTGCCCACACTGAATGTCAGGACTGGCAAATCGCAGTCAAAGTCGTTCAAGTACGGTGACACGTCGTGTGCTCTCGACGACTGCCGATTCCGGCGCGACGACGGAGTTGAAAATCGGGAAATGTCCTGGGAAAGATTGCATGACAACTGCCCGCGGCCATCAACTGGAGCTGTTCGATGTCGGCGAAATGCCTGAAATCGTCGGCGGGTATCCGATGATGCGATACATGGGGAGCAAGTTTCGGTTGCTGCCTTGGATTCACTCCGTTCTGCAGGAGCTTGACTTCGATCAGGCCCTCGATGGGTTCTCGGGTTCCGGATGTGTCGGATACCTGCTGAAGGCGATGGGGAAGGAAGTCTGTTCGTCAGACTTTCTGAATTTTCCAACCGTGATCGCAACGGCGACAATCGAGAATCCCGGCGTAACTCTGACGCCGGACGAAGTCGAATTGCTGCTCGCGCACGACCCGAAACATCGGCGGTTCATTGAAACGACGTTCAATGGCATCTTCTTTACGACTGAAGACCTTCGCTTTCTTGACCGAGTGAGCTGGAACCTGCCGAAGCTGGGCAACAGGTACAAGCAGGCAATTGCTGCGTCCGCGATGATTCGTGCCTGCGCGAAACGGCAGCCACGGGGGGTCTTCACAGTTGCGGGTGATCCGGATAGATACAAGGACGACCGCCGCGACCTGAGGATGAGTATCGAAGAACACTTTCTGGAACACGTTGACGTATACAACGCGGCAGTGTTCAACAACGGCCGAAGCAACCGGGCGATTCGCTCTGACATCTTCTCAGTGGGCAGCAGCTTTGATCTCGTCTACCTCGATCCGCCGTACGTTCCCCGTTCCGACGACAACTGCTACATGAAGCGATATCACTTTCTGGAAGGTCTCTCGTGCTATTGGAATAATGTTGAGATCATGGAAACAAGCCGTGTCAAAAAGATCTCAAAACCCTTCACACCGTTCTCATACAGAAGGACTGCGATCGAAGCTTTCGACCGAATGTTCGCGAGTTTTGCCGACAGCACAATCGTGCTTTCCTATTCCTCCAACGGGTACCCCGATCTGACTCAACTGAAGGAAATGCTGGGCAGATACAAGGGCACCGTTGACGTCCATCAGCGATCACACCGGTACCATTTCGGGACGCACAGCAAGGCATCGCGCAACCAGGTTGTTGAGTACCTGATCGTCGGACAATGAAGCGGTACCGCCAGACTCTCGAAGAAATTCTCTCGGCCCTGTCCCCGGTGGACACCACCTGGATGGACGATCATTCCGTTGCTGTTGTAGCGGCAATGTCCGAATTTCCAGTCAAGCCACACTATGATCGCGATGACGTCGCCGGCCTGTTGTCCGCCGATTTCAATACTGCGATAACACTGTTTCGACTGGTGCTGACACTGTGAAATGGGGACAACAACTGAAGTTCCGGATGAGTCGCAACACCAGACTGTTGGCCGTCTATGTAGATCAGCCCCTGAGCGCCGGATCTGACCGCGGCGACGTGATGCCACTCTCCGTCATTGACCGTCCGCACTGACGAGAAAGTGAATTGCGTGCGGAAGTTGCCATAAACGAAAAAAGTGATGTAGCCATCACTCTGTACCAGCACCTGGTATTCTCCGTTGAAGCCGCTATCCCTCTGCTGAACCACAACGCCGTCCGATGTCGCTGACGTGCGAATCCACGCAGCCGCTGTAAAGTCTGCCCTGCCCCCCAGTGAAGCTCCTGTTCCGACAGTGACGCGGTCGTTCACGCCGTCAAACTGCAGGCCGCCGCCAGTCACTCCGTGGGTCCGTGCGGCTCCTTCGATAGTGCCATCGCTATCGCCCACGGAATCAACCGCTGTGCTTCCTGCCGTTTCATCAAATTGCCATGACGCGATCGGTTCTGGAACAGGTGATCCGAACCCGCCGGCCTGAAATGCTCCGGTCGCGGGGTTGATGGCGGACAGCAAACAGCGGACTTCGAGCACCTCAGCGATCGGTATCTGCTTCAATCGGCGCTGCCGGACATCGGCCACCGAATGGCAGTTGGAGTTGTGTCGGGAGAAAATGCTCCGCGCGAGCCGATGCAAATGATTCATGTGTAGCCCCTGCGATTGTCATTGGTCGCGTTACGGCTGACAGATTATCAGCCACCGAATGTTGTTTCCACGACTCAACCGGTCCACGGATGAAAGCTCGTGAAAGTGTTCATGGCCTGTAATTCATCGCGTGCGTTTCGCTGCCAATCGCAACCCGCCGGACGGCACTCACTGACGGGGCAGTGTCCGGAACAGCGTGCAATCATTGGCCGTATCTCTGTGCACGCATAGAATTTGGATGATGGCATCGAGGTCGCATCCCGCGAGAAACGGCGCGGCGAAAACGTTGCGACATTTTCGCAATTCGTTTCCTGGAAAGTGAATTCCAATGCCGACTGCATCGGGAAATCGCGGAAGGCGCTGCCTGATCTGTTCCGGAAAGGTCCGCGACGGAGCATGCGTCGTTTGCGGTGCGTCCGCCAAATGCGTCAATGAGACATTCTCTGCGGGAATAGACAGCTATGCTGATGCAGTGAAGCACCGTACCCGCAGGGACACACATGCTGAAATGCGAGATCGTTTCAAGCGGGCCGTTGAATTCTCTGACCGCCTCTTGCATCTGACTTCTCCTGCGTATCGGTCCGAAATTCTCGCCACAGTACAACGTCAACAACTTGCCTGGCATCGAGCGCAAGCTCTCATCATGGTGCCTTCCAGCTTTGTTGTGCTGACCGCCGTGATGCGGCTCGCCCGCTGGATTTCGACGCGATACGAGTACGGACCTGGACCGTATTTGTTCCTGACAATCGCACTGGTCGTGCTGATCGGGTTTCCGCTGTTGATTTTTGTGGAGAATTTCGTTCCGGACGATCAAACTTACCGTCAGGTTCCCCATCCGCTGATACTGGCTGCGATGCAATTGGTCAAAATCCCTGTGTTTATGAAATCTGATTTCCTCTTCCCTGCCATCCTGTTTGCCAGTTGGCTGGTTTCCGTTTTCATCTGATCAAGCCTCACAACATCGCCCTTTGACTTCCCCTGAATACGCGAGAGATGCTGGTAGCAGCATGCTTTGCCATCAGTTTCTGCGGCTATGCAGCGGTTACCGTTCACAGCCGTCGGCAGGTTTTTCCAAAACCTGCCAGTAGTCAGGAAAAGCGTTGATTCACGTGACGCGGTCCCTGCGAACAAAGCGCTGGTGAAAGGAGTTCGGCCAGCATGCACGGCCTGGTTTTGGAAAATCCAGGCGACGATTGTTTGTCGCTACCGGACGGCAGGATTCAACTCCACAATTCCGTGATGGGGCTGCCGTTGTCCACGACGGGGACCGGTCTGCCCTGTTTGTCGATGACTCGCATTTCGTGGTCGATGCCCAGAGCGTGGTAGACGGTGGCGGCGAGGTCTTCCGGGGACCAGGGGTCGTTCAGCGAAAAGGCGGCGTGAGCATCCGAGTCACCGATGACTCGTCCGCCCGCGATGCCGCCGCCGGCCAGCACGGATGAGAACAGCGTGCTCCAGTGATCGCGGCCCCATTCGGCGTTGGCTTTCGGTGTGCGGCCCATTTCGCCGGTGGCGACAACCAGCGTTTCGTCCAGCAGACCGCGTTCGTCCAGATCGCGGATCAGTGCCGAGTAGGCCTGGTCGAAGGTTGGCAGCAGGTGCTTCTTCACATCGTCGCTGTTGCGATGCGAGTCCCAGCTATAGCCGTCGACGCAGTCGTAATGCACGGTGACAAAGCGGGCTCCGGCTTCGATCAGTCGCCGAGCCATCAGGCAGGACTGACCGAACAAATGCCGACCGTAGCTGTCTCGCAATTCATCCTGTTCGCCGCGAATGTCGAGCGCATCGCGCGTGCGTCCGGACGTCACCAGTGCGAACGCTCGCTGCCGGAACGCGTCGTACCCGGAAGTCGCTCGCGCGGATTCCAGCTTTCGGTGAGCGATGTCGAACTGCGACAGCAGGGATTCGCGAGAACGCAGCCGGTCGATCGTGATCCCTTCCCGTCCCGCCATCCCCGCGATTTCGAACGTCAGTTCCTCGTCGCTGCAGTCGCGCCAATACGGATTGTCGGTCAGTGACTGTTTGTCGATCTGAGTCGTCAGCGGGTTGTAGCGATGCCCGAGCCAGCCGGCATGTTCACCGGGGCGCGGGTACTGACCCTGTTCCTGCAGCCGCCCGAGCGAATTCGGGACGACCATGTAGGCCGGCAGCGGAGAACTCATTCCGTTGCGCTGCTGATCCAGGTATTCAACGATCGATCCCATCGACGGCCAGTCATCGGGAGTCGGCGAAAAGCCGCCGCCGACGGGAATATGCCAGCGCTTGCCGGTCTGCAGATAATGGCCGCCTCCGCTGTGGTCGTTGAACGAATGCGACATCGTGCGGATCACGGCAATTCGATCCGACACATTCGCGATTCCGGGCAGATGCTCACTGATCAGCAGACCCGGCGTGCGAGACGCGATCGGCTTGAACGGCCCGCGGATCGCCTCCGGTGCCTCCGGCTTCATGTCGAACGTTTCCAACTGACTCGGCCCGCCGAACAGCATCAGAAAGATGACCGATCTGGCTCGCGCGGCACGGCCGCTGTTGGCTTCGTCCGCGGCAAACAACTGTGGAAGTGACAGACCCAGCAGTCCGGTTCCGCCGACGGTCAGAATGTCTCGTCGCGTCGGTCCGCAGCAGGTGCGACGTGCGGCACCGCGAATCGTCAGCATGGCAGGCTCCGGAGGAGGCACGGAGAAACAGGCGGGAAGTGTCAGATCGTACCGCGCCGCTCGACCGTTGACTACAGCTCGGTTTGGTTCACAGCCTGTCGACAGGTTTTTCGAAAACACTCAGTCGACAGGCAGGCTGTAGTTCCGGCTGACACCGGCGCGACCATCGATGACGCCGGCAGAGGTTGCACTTGCGTCGCACCGCCGCTCGTTGCCGTCCTGCGGTGTTGCATTCCGTCGCCGTACGTTCAGGGACCCGCCTTCCAGATCGTTGTCACATTCGTCGCGGCTTCAAAGTAGTCACTGCAGCGCCCGTCGCCCTTTCCGTTCAGGCCTCCATCGGGATGTCCCAGCAGCGTGCCGTCTTCGTCATACAGCGACCCGAATCCGTCCGGAACGGCGGCTGAGGTGTAGTAGACAGTCCTGCCGTCATACGTCGCTCGCTGAGCAAACGCCGGGACATTGGAATCGCGTTCCTGCTGCAGTTGCGTAATCCGTTCCTGCATCCATTGCGGAATCGAAGGACTGCTTTCGGCAATCGGATCGCGGCAGCCGCTGAATGTCACAACGACCAGCATCAACCCGACCGCCGGGTACTTCCGCAAAGATTGCGTGTGACAGAATTTCATTGACAACAATCCGTCTTGAGGCAAGGGGAAACATTCCGGTACGCGTCGCACGAGGTACAGGGGCAGACTTCACGACCGGTGTCCGGCGACGGATCGCGCGTCCGCCGGCTACGCGCCCGATGCACAGCCGCAGACGGTGACTGGTTGCCGCCTGGCGGGAACCAGTCACGTCAGGTCGGATTCTAGCTGGACGACGCAATGATTTCGATATGCGTGAAACGCGACGAGCAGCTGATCGCGGGACGTATGTGGCTCAGCCACCGCAGCCCTCGAGATGTTCGTCGCCGGTCGTCTGGCTCAACAAATTCCAACATGCTGGCTTTCGCATGGTGAAACGCAGTGCCTGCTGCGTCAGTGCCGCCGCGGAAGGACATTCTGGCCGCGGCGGATACTGATGCTCTTCGCAACTCTTAGCCTGCGGCCGATGAGAACATACCCTCCCGTTTCAACGGGAGGGTCGAAGTCGATCGCCGTGCAGGCGATCAAGCGGGGAGGCGTCCGCGCAACCGGGAGTTCCCGTGCATGGCCCTCCCCGCGATCGAACGCCTGAACGGCATTCGATCGGCGACCCTCCGTTCTACGGGAGGGTTAAGTAATACCGTTCTGCATAGGTAAATTCTCATCTGCCGATCGCCTTACGGTGCGAACCTGAATGCCTCGTTTTTTCCCCGCTCGCGACATAAAAACACCGGGACGCAGGGGCCGCGAAGCTTCCCGCCTCTCCGCGCCTCTGTGCCCCTGTGTGTTCAATGCATCACGAGCCATTGTCGTCCACCGCTCGCGGACAATGTTTGCTTCCGCTGTGCGACGATCTGAATTCGTGCCACGACCGACGAGTGAGTGACGCGGCGCTTTCGAAAATCTCGTCAGTGAATGACGACCGGCTGGCTGAGGATCGAATCGACATTGACGTCCACGTTGCCGCGCAGCACGTGCGAATCGGAAAACACAGCAGGCTGAACAGTCAGGTGCCGCTTGTTGGGACCGCCGCTCAACTTGACGTCAATGATCCGAATCCCGACGAACTTCACAATCGTGTACGTTGCGTTGTTTCCCTGTCCGGTCACTTCAATAAAGATCGGAATTGCTCGCACCTGGCCGATGATGGACTGCAGCGCATCTTCGATGCCGGCGCTGATGCCCGTGTCACCGTTCAGATAGAGTGCTCCGTTGGCATCGAACTCAATCCTGTTGTTCGGGAAGAACGACATGTCGTAGGCATTCAGGCCGTGGATGATCTGTCGCTTGATGTCGTTCGTGCTGTTGTTGGCAGAACCCAGGTCGACCGTGCCGCGGTTTCCTGGCGCCAGACCGCTGTTCAGGTCAGGATAGATGTTGATTTCCGGTATTCCGTCACCCCGGCAGTGATTCACGCCATTGGAGTTCGACCAGGAATAGTCATCGTCGTAGCCGTGATTCGTGCCGTGATAGTGCTGATCCAGCAGGTTCGTCCAGGACTCCAGGTCAAGAGCGATCGGCAGAATATCAATGCAGTCGTTCGGCGGATCGCTGTGTGGTGGTGGATCAGGGTTGGGATTCAGCACAAACCCGACGCCAGGATACATGGCGGCAACGGAGGTTGTGGTCAGTTCAAAGTTGTCACGTCCCAGGATCCTCGCGAATGTCATGGGAAGTGAGGTTGTTTCGGCGTTGGTTCGCCGCACGGTGACTTCGACCATGTTGTAAGGGCTGACTCCCCACTCCTGAACCCACTCCTGGGCTGCGTCGTCCCACGACCTGCGACCGACTCGCACGTCACGGACTTCGTCGGCAACAGTGGATTCCACATCACCCGTGCGAAATCGACTGACCATCTCGACCGCTCGTTGACGGGCGATGTTTTCCGCCTGGGACTGCGTCATTTCGGCTCCCGGTCCGTAGGCTCGCGAAACTTCCAATACAGCGGCGTGCGCCGCGGAGTCGGCTGCGTTCTGCATCTGTCCCTTGGTCAATGTCACCATTCCAAAGTCAACCGTGAAGGCGGCAAACGCAATGACAACAATCAGCATCGCCGCGGCAAACACCATCACGGCGCCTTTTCTGGATTGTGTCGGGCCGTGTTCACAGCATCGGATGGCATTCAGTTTTTTCATCGTTCGCGTCCTCCGGTAATTACCGAGTCAGGATGTCACCAGGTGAAGAGTGCGGCGGGGAGGAGGGGATCAGAGTGCCATTGATCCGCAACAACCAACGGCTCTCATCACGAAGGGCAGGTTGACGTTCTCTAATACGTCAGACCGTTCGGGCAGAAGATTCTATTCCGTGATTTCAATGTTGTAGTTGTCCGCATTCTGTTCGTATTCCTCCAGTGAGACATACTGCACCAGTTCACGGAATCTGTGAATTACACGGTCCGTGGTGTCCGTGCTTTCCAGGCCGCTTGCGGAGTAGTACCGGGTCTCCGTCTGATACAGCACTTCAACGCGGTGTGCACCGACATTGATGCTGGTATTGTCGACCGAAAACTGCGGATCATAGTCCGCCAGCGTAACACCTTCCGCGGGACAGCGCGCGCGAACAGCCGTCTGCGCGAATCGTCCCCACGTGCGTGACCGGCCATCCTTCAGTCCGAACGCAATTTGGCCGTCCGCAATCTCCATCGACACGGTGTACGTCAGCTTGTCGTATGCATGCATCAGCGGCGCATTGAATGACGAGAACACGAATTCGTTGCGAGTCGAACCAACCCAGCTCTGAACCTGGAAACCTCCGCTCTGGAAGTCGGGCTGACTGGCGTGATTCAGTTCAATAATTCCGAACGCGGCGTCGGTTGTCGCTGCCGGGGAAATGACATTCACGATCTGCGGCGCCGTGACAGCGGCATCCGGGTTGCGAATATACGCCACCCAGTCTTCTTCGATGCGAACAATTGTCGGCGCTTCCTGCGCAACGGCGCACGCAGGCAGCACTGCCAGCGCCAACGCAAAAATGACGGCAAAGGACTGACCGATGGCAGATCTTGTGTTCATTGCAGGTTCCCCGTAAACAACTGGAAGGTGTGAAAGTGAGCGGAAGGTCGGACGGTCAGAGGGCTGCCGGGGCGGCGTCACTCCTTTCTCATCGAGCATCGTCCTCGCAGCATTTGTCCGGCGAGAAACTTGCCCGAAGTCAGACTCACCGCGTTGAACGCGATGCTGATTTCCACTTCCACCAGGTCGCGCTGCTCTGCGTCCGCCAGCAGCGGAACTTCGGAGTCATCAGCAACAGATGTGACCACAATCTCGATTCCCACATCCTCCGGCCGGCAGCCGACCGTATTGACAACGGCCGTCCTGATGTCGCTGGTAACACTGTTATTCGTCGCGCCATCGATGATTGCCTCGCGGCATCCCTGGCGAGCGGCACTTGTCAGAAGCTGGGAGACCATCAGAGCGCGGCCGAATTCGATAATGCCCAGCAGCATGAGCATGAACACCGGAAAACAGACGGCCATCTCCACCATCGCAGCGCCTCGGCGATCTTCATT
This sequence is a window from Planctomycetaceae bacterium. Protein-coding genes within it:
- a CDS encoding DNA adenine methylase; its protein translation is MTTARGHQLELFDVGEMPEIVGGYPMMRYMGSKFRLLPWIHSVLQELDFDQALDGFSGSGCVGYLLKAMGKEVCSSDFLNFPTVIATATIENPGVTLTPDEVELLLAHDPKHRRFIETTFNGIFFTTEDLRFLDRVSWNLPKLGNRYKQAIAASAMIRACAKRQPRGVFTVAGDPDRYKDDRRDLRMSIEEHFLEHVDVYNAAVFNNGRSNRAIRSDIFSVGSSFDLVYLDPPYVPRSDDNCYMKRYHFLEGLSCYWNNVEIMETSRVKKISKPFTPFSYRRTAIEAFDRMFASFADSTIVLSYSSNGYPDLTQLKEMLGRYKGTVDVHQRSHRYHFGTHSKASRNQVVEYLIVGQ
- a CDS encoding LamG domain-containing protein, which codes for MNHLHRLARSIFSRHNSNCHSVADVRQRRLKQIPIAEVLEVRCLLSAINPATGAFQAGGFGSPVPEPIASWQFDETAGSTAVDSVGDSDGTIEGAARTHGVTGGGLQFDGVNDRVTVGTGASLGGRADFTAAAWIRTSATSDGVVVQQRDSGFNGEYQVLVQSDGYITFFVYGNFRTQFTFSSVRTVNDGEWHHVAAVRSGAQGLIYIDGQQSGVATHPELQLLSPFHSVSTSRNSVIAVLKSADNRPATSSRS
- a CDS encoding DUF1501 domain-containing protein; translated protein: MLTIRGAARRTCCGPTRRDILTVGGTGLLGLSLPQLFAADEANSGRAARARSVIFLMLFGGPSQLETFDMKPEAPEAIRGPFKPIASRTPGLLISEHLPGIANVSDRIAVIRTMSHSFNDHSGGGHYLQTGKRWHIPVGGGFSPTPDDWPSMGSIVEYLDQQRNGMSSPLPAYMVVPNSLGRLQEQGQYPRPGEHAGWLGHRYNPLTTQIDKQSLTDNPYWRDCSDEELTFEIAGMAGREGITIDRLRSRESLLSQFDIAHRKLESARATSGYDAFRQRAFALVTSGRTRDALDIRGEQDELRDSYGRHLFGQSCLMARRLIEAGARFVTVHYDCVDGYSWDSHRNSDDVKKHLLPTFDQAYSALIRDLDERGLLDETLVVATGEMGRTPKANAEWGRDHWSTLFSSVLAGGGIAGGRVIGDSDAHAAFSLNDPWSPEDLAATVYHALGIDHEMRVIDKQGRPVPVVDNGSPITELWS
- a CDS encoding pilus assembly protein TadG-related protein, whose amino-acid sequence is MKKLNAIRCCEHGPTQSRKGAVMVFAAAMLIVVIAFAAFTVDFGMVTLTKGQMQNAADSAAHAAVLEVSRAYGPGAEMTQSQAENIARQRAVEMVSRFRTGDVESTVADEVRDVRVGRRSWDDAAQEWVQEWGVSPYNMVEVTVRRTNAETTSLPMTFARILGRDNFELTTTSVAAMYPGVGFVLNPNPDPPPHSDPPNDCIDILPIALDLESWTNLLDQHYHGTNHGYDDDYSWSNSNGVNHCRGDGIPEINIYPDLNSGLAPGNRGTVDLGSANNSTNDIKRQIIHGLNAYDMSFFPNNRIEFDANGALYLNGDTGISAGIEDALQSIIGQVRAIPIFIEVTGQGNNATYTIVKFVGIRIIDVKLSGGPNKRHLTVQPAVFSDSHVLRGNVDVNVDSILSQPVVIH
- a CDS encoding TadE/TadG family type IV pilus assembly protein, with the protein product MKLIRRHRSSQSRNEDRRGAAMVEMAVCFPVFMLMLLGIIEFGRALMVSQLLTSAARQGCREAIIDGATNNSVTSDIRTAVVNTVGCRPEDVGIEIVVTSVADDSEVPLLADAEQRDLVEVEISIAFNAVSLTSGKFLAGQMLRGRCSMRKE